GCGACCACGGTGAGGCGGTCGAGGTTCTTCTCGACCACCGTGGAGCCCGCCGCCGAGGCGCCGAGGCCTCCGCCGAACATGTCGGAGAGCCCGCCGCCACGACCGCTGTGCATGAGCACGAGGACGATCAGCGCCAGCGAGACGACGACGTGGAAGGCGACGAGGACGGCGATCACGGTTCGTGAGGGTACCAGGCTGCGCCGGTGCTCAGGCCCCCGCCCTCGGGAACTGGACGATCCTGGCGAACTCGTCCGGATCGAGCGCCGCGCCGCCGACCAGGGCCCCGTCGACGTCGGGTTGGGCCATCAGCTCGACGATCGACGCCGCCTTGACCGAGCCGCCGTACTGGATACGCACCGCGGCGGCGGCATCGTCGCCCTTCATCTCGGCGACCTTCGCCCGCACCCAACCGCAGACCTCCTGGGCGTCCTCGGCGCTGGCGGTGCGACCGGTACCGATCGCCCAGATCGGCTCGTAGGCGATGACCATCGACCCGACCTGCTCGGCGGTGAGCCCCTCGATGCCGGCGTGCACCTGCCCCGTGACCTTGCCGTGGGTGGCGCCGCCCTCGCGCTCCTCGAGCGTCTCGCCGCAGCACAGGATCGGGGTCATGCCGTTGGCGACGATCGCCCTGGCCTTCAGGCCCACCTCCACGTCGGTCTCGCCGAAGTGCTGGCGGCGTTCGCTGTGGCCGACGATCACGTAGGTGACGCTGAGCTTGGCCAGCATGGCCGGGGCGACCTCGCCGGTGTAGGCCCCGCTCGCCTCCCAGTGGCAGTTCTGCGCGCCGAGGGCGATCGGCACCTTCTCGCTCTGCAGGAAGGTCTGCACCGTGCGGATGTCGGTGAAGGGCGGGTGGACCGAGACCTCGACGGCCTCGTAGTCGTCCTTGTCGAGCATGTACCGCAACCGGTCGAGCATGGCCGTGGCCTCGAAGTGGTTGAGGTTCATCTTCCAGTTGCCGGAGATGAGTGGCATGCGGTCAGCGGGCATTGGGGGCTCCTCGCAGGGCCTCCAGGCCGGGGAGGTCGCCGTTCTCGAGCAGCTCGAGGGAGGCACCTCCACCGGTGGAGACGTGGTCGATGTCGTCGGCCAGACCGAAGGCGTCGAGCGCGGCCGCGGAGTCGCCGCCACCCACGACGGTGAACCCCCGGGCGTCGGCCATGGCCTGGGCGACGGCCCGGGTGCCGGCCGCGAAGCGGGGGTCCTCGAACACGCCCATCGGGCCGTTCCAGAACACGGTCCGGGCGTCGGCGATCAGGTCGCCGAAGGCGGCGGCGCTGCCGGGGCCGATGTCGAGGCCCTTCCAGCCGGCGGGGACGTCGGCGCCGATCTGGCGCACCTCACCCCCGGCCTCGGGGCGACCGATCTCCCCGCCGGGGCCCAGCGCGGTGAGGTCGTCGGGCACGTGGATGGCCACGCCCGACTCGAGGAGGCGACGGCAGGTGTCGATCTGGTCGGGCTCGACGAGCGAGTCGCCGATGCCGTGGCCCTCGGCGGCCAGGAACGTGAAGCACATGCCGCCGCCGATCACCAGGGCGTCGGCGACGCGCCCGAGCGCCTCGATGACACCGAGCTTGTCGGAGACCTTCGAACCGCCGAGGATCACGACGAAGGGTCGGGCCGGGTCGTCGCGCAGCGGCAGGAGGACCTCGACCTCCCGTTCGAGGAGCCGCCCGGCGGCGGAGGGCAGGAAGCGGGGCGGCCCGACGATCGACGCGTGCGCGCGGTGCGAGGCCCCGAAGGCGTCGTTGACGTAGGCGTCCTGTCCCTCGATGAGCTTCTGGACGAAGGCGGGGTCGTCGCCGGTCTCACCGGGGTCGAAGCGCAGGTTGTCGAGCAGCTCGACGCCCGGCGCGAGCTCGGCCAGGCGGGCCCGGACCGGTTCGACGGAGTACCTGGGGTCGGGAGCGCCCTTGGGTCGCCCGAGGTGGGTGCAGGCGGTGACGTGGGCACCTTGTCCGAGCAACCACTCGATGGTGGGGAGGGCGGCGCGGATGCGGAAGTCGTCGACGATCTCGCCGTCGGCGATCGGCACGTTGAAGTCGGCCCGGAGGAGGACCCGCTTCCCGTCGAGGTCGCCGAGGTCCTCCAGCGTGGGAACGCTCATCGAGCGACTACTGGTTCGCAGCGCCGACGGTCTGCACGAGGTCGACGAGTCGGTTCGAGTAGCCCCACTCGTTGTCGTACCAGCCGAGGATCTTCACCAGGTTGCCCATGGCCATCGTGAGGCCGGAGTCGAAGGTGCACGACGCCGGGGAGCCGACGATGTCGGAGGAGACGATCGGCTCGTCGCTGTACACGAGCACCTTCGACATCGGGCCGGAGGAGGCCGCCGCGGCGAACGCCTCATTGACCTCTTCCTTGGTGACGTCGCGCCCGAGGACGCCCACGAAGTCGGTGATGGACCCGTCGGGGATCGGCACCCGGAGGGCAGTGCCGTCGAGCTTGCCCTTCATGGCCTGCAGGACGAGGCCGGTGGCTCGGGCGGCGCCGGTCGAGGACGGGACGATGTTGACCGCGGCAGCGCGGGCGCGGCGCATGTCGGAGTGGGGGCCGTCGACGAGGTTCTGGTCGCCGGTGTAGGCGTGCACCGTGGTCATGAGGCCCTTCTCGACGCCGAAGGCGTCGTCGAGGACCTTGATCATCGGGACGAAGCAGTTGGTGGTGCACGATGCGTTCGACATGACCTTGTGGGCGGCCGGGTCGAACGTGTCGTCGTTGACGCCGACCACGAAGGTGGCGTCGGCGTTGGTGGCCGGGGCCGACACGATCACGAACGGCGCGCCGGCGTCGAGGTGCGCGGCGGCCTTGTCGCGGTCGGTGAAGAAGCCGGTGGACTCGACCACGACGTCGACGCCGAGGTCACCCCACGGGAGCTCCTTCGGGTCGCGGATCGCGGTGATCTTGACGAGCTTGCCGTCGACGACGATGCCCTCGTCGGTGGCCTCGACCGTCGCGTCGAGGCGACCCATCACCGAGTCGTACTTGAGGAGGTGGGCCATCTCGGCCACCTTGCCGAGGTCGTTGGCAGCGACGATCTCGACGTCGGCCCCCGACTGCTTCACCGCCCGGAAGAAGTTGCGGCCGATTCGACCGAAGCCGTTGACACCGACGCGGATCGTCATTGCACGTGCCTCCAAGGAGCTCGCCAGAAGTGGACCCATCCGATCAGATCGGTCGGGGTGGTGCCAGTCTCGCCGATCGGACCCCCCATCTCGAACAGCCGCCCCCCCCAGATCTCGAACTGTGGAAGAAGCCTCGCCGGGAAGAAGGCTCGCCGGGAAGGAGTCGCCGGGTCAGCGGCCGAGGTCGCGGTGGGTGACCCGCAACGCCAACCCGTCGCCGCGCAGGCGACCGGCGATCTCCTCGGCGATGGCCACCGACCGGTGCCGTCCGCCGGTGCAACCGAACGCGATCGTGAGGTACGACTTGCCCTCCCGCACGTAGGCCGGCAGGAGCAGCTCGAGCAACGAGCTCAGCTCCCCGAGGAAGTCGGCGGTGATGTCCTGGCCGAGCACGTAGTCCTTGACCGGATGATCGAGGCCCGTCTGAGGACGCAGCTCCTCGACCCAGTGCGGGTTGGGCAGGAACCGGCAGTCGATCACGAGGTCGGTGTCGAGCGGCAGGCCGTGCTTGTAGCCGAACGAGACGATGGTGGTCTGCATCCCCGAGGCGGGGGTGTCGGCGGCGAAGAGGTCGAGCATGCGGGTGCGCAGCTCGTGGACGTTGAGCTCGGAGGTGTCGACGACGACGTCGGCCTCCTCCTTCACCGCCCCCAGCAGTTCCCGCTCGGCCTCGATGGTGTCGGCGAGGCTGAGGTCGGGGGCAGCCAGCGGGTGACGCCGGCGGCTGCTCTCGTACCGCCGGACGAGGACGTCGGTGCTGGCCTCGAGGTAGGCGATGCGCACCCTCCCGCCCTGGGTCCGCAACGCCTCGAGGGCCTCGAGCACCTCGTCGTGGTACGGGCCCGTGCCGACGACGAGGACGACCTTGGAGATGCCGGCCCCCGGAGCGTGGGCCAGCTCGGCGACCTTGGTGATGAGCGACGGCGGGAGGTTGTCGATGACGAACCACCCGAGGTCCTCGAGGATGTTGGCGGCCTCGGAGCGACCGGCGCCGGAGAGCCCGGTGATCACGACGAAGTCGCTCATGCGGGAACGCTACCGGCCGGCCCGCGACGGCGGGTCGTCGGCCGGCACGGCAGGAAGCCTTGACGTCCGACATACCGTTGTCCACGTGCCGTCCGACCTACGCGACCCGGCTGCCGGACAGGCCAGCGACTTGCCTCGCCAGGGATTGCCGGGAACGCCCTGGAACGTCGCTGCGGTCCTCGTCGGGGTGCTCACGGCCGCGACGTTCCTGACCGAAGCGATATTCCTTCTCCGAGCTCGGGCCCGGGTCTTGATGACGACGACACCCGACGATTCCTTCTATTACCTGGAGATCGCTCGACGTGCGGCAGCGGGAGAAGGATTCACGTTCGACGGCATCAATTCCACCAGTGGCTACCACCCGCTCTGGCAGTGGATGCTGATCCCCCTGGCATGGATGTTCCCCGGCGAGGAGACGTATGTGAGGGCGGTGCGGTTGATCGCCCTCGCCCTCGTCGCGATCGCCTTCGCGTTGGTGGCTCGCGTGATCTGGCGCTCTGGCGGCCCCCTCCCGGCCATGGTCGGCGTCCTCCTCGCCAGCCGCAACCTCGAGTTCCTCCGGTCCTTGGACAGCGGCATGGAGACACCCGTGGTCCTGCTTGCTCTGGCCCTCCTGCTGAGCGCGCTCGTCTGGTTCTTCGAAGCGCCCAATCCACGACGCGCCGCGGTCGTCGGGTTGACGTGCGCGCTCCTGGTGCTCACTCGACTCGACATGGCCGTCGTCGTACCCGTCGTCGGGCTCTCGATGCTGTGGCGAACCCGGCGATGGTCCTGGGCGGGCTGGTGGATCGCCGGCGCGGCAGCGCTGTCGCTGCCATTCGCAGTGCATCACATCACCACTCACGGCTTACGGCTGACCACGAGTGCAACGGTCAAGAGGTACTGGGTCGACGACCTCATGACCGATCTCGGGGGCCGATTCTCCGGCGGCCATCTCACCTACGTGGGCGACGTCGTGAACCGATACGTGCGAACGCTCGGGGATCAGGTCTCGACGAACCTCCTACCCACTCCCCTGAACGGCCTGGTCACGATCGCGGTGATCGGTCTCACGTGCCTCGGTGCCGCGGCCTCGATCCGGCACATCCGAAGGGAGCGGATCGGACTCAGCCCGACAGGGGCAGCTGCCACGACAGTCGGGGTGCTCATCGCCGGAAAGGCGCTCCTCGACATCTACACCGTTCCGCAATGGGCGCTGAGCTGGTACTCAGCCCCGGCCCGGGTCGCAGTGAGTTTCGCCGTCGGCGTGGCCGCGGTCCATGGAGCGAAGATCCTCGTCCGCAACGGAGCCACACGATGGATCCTCCTGCCGATGATCGCCGCGATGGTGCTCCTCCCGCTCGGCACACGCAATGCGATCTCGGGCCGGGCAACGACCCTGGCGTGGCAACTGCAGGTGGATCGCGCGGCGGAGTGGATCATCG
This DNA window, taken from Acidimicrobiales bacterium, encodes the following:
- the secG gene encoding preprotein translocase subunit SecG — translated: MIAVLVAFHVVVSLALIVLVLMHSGRGGGLSDMFGGGLGASAAGSTVVEKNLDRLTVVAALIFSFTTIALALAIDA
- the tpiA gene encoding triose-phosphate isomerase encodes the protein MPADRMPLISGNWKMNLNHFEATAMLDRLRYMLDKDDYEAVEVSVHPPFTDIRTVQTFLQSEKVPIALGAQNCHWEASGAYTGEVAPAMLAKLSVTYVIVGHSERRQHFGETDVEVGLKARAIVANGMTPILCCGETLEEREGGATHGKVTGQVHAGIEGLTAEQVGSMVIAYEPIWAIGTGRTASAEDAQEVCGWVRAKVAEMKGDDAAAAVRIQYGGSVKAASIVELMAQPDVDGALVGGAALDPDEFARIVQFPRAGA
- a CDS encoding phosphoglycerate kinase, which produces MSVPTLEDLGDLDGKRVLLRADFNVPIADGEIVDDFRIRAALPTIEWLLGQGAHVTACTHLGRPKGAPDPRYSVEPVRARLAELAPGVELLDNLRFDPGETGDDPAFVQKLIEGQDAYVNDAFGASHRAHASIVGPPRFLPSAAGRLLEREVEVLLPLRDDPARPFVVILGGSKVSDKLGVIEALGRVADALVIGGGMCFTFLAAEGHGIGDSLVEPDQIDTCRRLLESGVAIHVPDDLTALGPGGEIGRPEAGGEVRQIGADVPAGWKGLDIGPGSAAAFGDLIADARTVFWNGPMGVFEDPRFAAGTRAVAQAMADARGFTVVGGGDSAAALDAFGLADDIDHVSTGGGASLELLENGDLPGLEALRGAPNAR
- the gap gene encoding type I glyceraldehyde-3-phosphate dehydrogenase, with protein sequence MTIRVGVNGFGRIGRNFFRAVKQSGADVEIVAANDLGKVAEMAHLLKYDSVMGRLDATVEATDEGIVVDGKLVKITAIRDPKELPWGDLGVDVVVESTGFFTDRDKAAAHLDAGAPFVIVSAPATNADATFVVGVNDDTFDPAAHKVMSNASCTTNCFVPMIKVLDDAFGVEKGLMTTVHAYTGDQNLVDGPHSDMRRARAAAVNIVPSSTGAARATGLVLQAMKGKLDGTALRVPIPDGSITDFVGVLGRDVTKEEVNEAFAAAASSGPMSKVLVYSDEPIVSSDIVGSPASCTFDSGLTMAMGNLVKILGWYDNEWGYSNRLVDLVQTVGAANQ
- the rapZ gene encoding RNase adapter RapZ, coding for MSDFVVITGLSGAGRSEAANILEDLGWFVIDNLPPSLITKVAELAHAPGAGISKVVLVVGTGPYHDEVLEALEALRTQGGRVRIAYLEASTDVLVRRYESSRRRHPLAAPDLSLADTIEAERELLGAVKEEADVVVDTSELNVHELRTRMLDLFAADTPASGMQTTIVSFGYKHGLPLDTDLVIDCRFLPNPHWVEELRPQTGLDHPVKDYVLGQDITADFLGELSSLLELLLPAYVREGKSYLTIAFGCTGGRHRSVAIAEEIAGRLRGDGLALRVTHRDLGR